The genomic region GTCATTTGCAAAAAACCGGCCTGGGACGCATCCCAAGGTATTTTTCGTCGCGACCCTGCGGCCGCTCTGGACGGCGGGTCGCGGAACATTTGTCGATGACGTGGTGGCGATCGCCGGAGGCGAAAACGTCGCGCACGGCGTTCAGGGCTACGCCGAATACTCCAAGGAGCTGCTGTTCAGCAATCCCCCCAGCGTGATCTTCGCCGACGATCAAGATCTCAGCGCCATCCGCGCGGATCCGGCGTTGCGTCAATTGCCGGCGGTCCGCACGGGGCGCGTCGCAGGCGACGGCGGCGAGATGATCCAGCGCCCCGGCCCCCGCCTCGCCGACGCCGCGCTTTACATCGCGCGTGTGCTCTACGGAGACCGCCGGTGAGCGCCGCCGCCCCGCCAACGCAGGATCACCGCCGCGCCAGGACCGGACATGGGGCAAGGGCCGGACGCGCCTGGGTCATGCTCGCGCTGCTCTTCGGGGCGCTGTTTCTTTCCGCCGTGATCGCCGCCGGCTTAGGCGCGGTGCATTACAGCCCCGTGCAAGTGCTCGCCGCCCTGCGCCACGGACCGCCGAACCTCGACAGCGCCGACATCGACCCTGCGCGCATTACCCTCTGGAGCCTGCGCCTGCCGCGAATTTTGATGGCGATGGTGGTGGGCGGATCGCTCGCGACGTCGGGCGTCGCGCTGCAATCCCTGCTGCGCAACGATCTTGCGGACCCCTATGTCGTCGGCGTCTCCAGCGGCGCGTCGGTCGGCGCGGAGATCGCCTATCTGAAGCACGCGGAGAATGTGCTGGGCGGCGCGGCCGCGCCGCTCACGGCCTTCGCGGGCGGAATCGCCGCGATGACGCTGGTGTACGGCATGGCGCGGCGCGGCGGTCAAGTATTGGTCACGAGCCTGCTGCTTGGCGGCGTGGTCGTCAGCGCGTTTCTGGGCGCCGTCAGCACCCTGATCCTTCAGCTCAGCAGCCCCGACGACGCCTTTCGCACGCTGAACCGCCTGATGGGCTCCCTGCAAGACTCGACTCTGCCGCAATGCGCCATCGCCGCCGCCTTTCTGCTCTTCGGCGCATTGGCGCTGTTCACGCAATCACGCGCCATGAATGTCTTCGCCCTCGGCGAGGAATCCGCCAAGCAGCTCGGCGTGGATACCGAGCGTTTTAAGAGCACGCTGATCGTTACGGCGTCCCTGCTCACCGCCTCCACCGTCGCCTTCTCCGGCATGATCGGCTTCGTCGGCCTCATCGTCCCCCACGCCGCCCGCCGCCTCGCCGGAACCCCCGATCATGTCCGCGTCCTCCCCATCGCCGCCGTCGGCGGCGCCCTCTTGATGGTCTGGGCCGACACCCTCGCCCGCAGCGTCATGCCCGACAACCGCGAACTCCCCGTCGGCGTCATCACCGCCTTCTTAGGCGCGCCATTTTTTATCTACTTGCTGCGACGGCATGGGCGTTAGTCGTCTCCTGCTTTTGGCGCAGGATCAGCACCACAAAAACGACATAATGGGTCGCAAGCAGCGCGGGAACCCAGATGGCGGGAATCCAATATGCGGCGCCCATCATCGGAGCCGCGTTTGAAAGAACCGCTTGCAGAATCGCCTCCAGCAGATCAAGAGAGCCAAGGATGTTAAACAGCCAGATCAGCGTCCAGCGCCACCGGTTTTCAGACGCGAGCGCCGCGAAAGCGATCAGCGCGAGAACGGCCGTCAGCACATCTCCCAGCGCCGCCGGATAGGCGAAACGCGCGGGCAAGCCGGGAAGCACTACTCCCGGGGTCAAAAACAACAATCCCAAATTTCTCGTGGCGTGAAGCAGCAGAATAGGACGCAATACCCGCTCTGGTCCAAGCCGTGTCAATGCGGGACGCAAATACGTTCGGTACGCCAGCAGGAAAACAATCGTGTTGAAAATCATGTTGATCGGCAAAAGACGCGCGGCGAGAGACAAAAACATTTGAGGATCCTCCAAGAACGGAACAGAACAGACCAAACGGTCTGTTTTTCATGCAAAAAAATTATTCGCAGATTAACTCGGCGGCGATATAGCGCCCTAAATGGCTGGAAACCGACTTCAGCGCCTGCAAATCGCCGTTGAGTCGCGACAGAGCGAGTCCGCCTTCGAGGGCGGAAATCATAATCCAGGCAACGCCATCGGCATCCGTCTCCGGTCGGAAGCGTCCAGCCGCGACACCTTTTCGAACGATGCTGGCGATTAAACAGCGCCAGTCGTCGAACGCCGCGCGCGTCTTCTCCTTCAGCCATGGATAAGCGTCGTCGGAGTCGAGAGCGGCGTTCATAAGCGGGCAGCCGCCGGCGATCAGAGAATCGTCAAAGAGCATCTCAAATGTGTCGATGATGACGCGCAACTGGGCGGCGGCGTCCGGCTCCCGCGTTATGGCGGCAATCCAATACTCACGCATCATCTGCACGGAATACTCAAACGCCTGAATCGCCAGGTCTTCCTTGCTGCGAAAGTGATGGTAGACGCCGCCTTTTCGCAGCCCGGACGCCCGCATTAATTCCTCTAAAGTTGTCCCGGCGAATCCCAGTCGATTAAAGATGGGAGCGATCGATTGAATAACCGCAAATTTCGTAACTTCGCCCTTTCGCATCGGAACTCCTTAAAAACAGACCATTCGGTCTGTTATTACTATTATAGCCAGATATTGCGCAAAATACAAGAACGATTTTGTGGGTTGACACTCATAATCCATCCCGGATATAATAATGACACCCCGCAACGGCGCGCGGCCAGTTCAGGCCCTGATGGTTGGGGTCCTGTTAAGGAGCACGCCGAACCTCATGTCACTATTCGACAACTACGCCCTCGATAAATTTTACGACGAGATGTTCTCTTCTCCCGGCGAACCCAGGCCGCATTACCGCAGTCTGCACGCCGCGCTTTCTCATCTGAGCCCGCAAGAGTTCAAGAAGCGCGCGTTGATGGCGGAAGCGTCCATGGTCAATCAGGGCATCACGTTCACGGTGTATGGAGACGACCTGGGTCTGGAAAAGACCATGCCGGTTGATCTTGTGCCGCGGATCATGACGCATGACGAATGGGAGCGGATCGAGCGCGGGTTGATCCAGCGCATCCAGGCGCTGAACCTCTTCCTGCACGACATCTATCACGACCAAAATATCCTGAACGACGGCGTGGTGCCGCGCGATCTGATCGTCAACGCCAAGCACTTCCGGCGTGAGTTCCTCGGCGCGAAGGTGCCGCGCGACATCTATGTCCAGATCTGCGGAACGGATCTGGTGCGTAACGACAGCGGCGATTACTACGTGCTTGAGGACAATCTGCGCTCGCCCTCCGGCGTGTCCTACGTTCTTCAAAACCGGATGCTGATGGCGCGCACGTTCCCGCAGCTGTTCCGTGAAAACCGCGTGATGGCGGTGGACCACTACTGCTCTCAGCTCCTGACCAATCTTCGCTACATCTCCCCACGCCAAATCGACGATCCCGTCGTGGTGCTGCTGACGCCCGGCGAGTTTAACTCAGCCTATTTCGAACACGCATTTCTGGCGCAGCAGATGGGCATCGATCTTGTCCAGGGCTCCGACCTCTATGTCGAGCAGAACATCGTTTGGATGCGGACGACGCGCGGACCGCAGCGCGTGGATGTTGTTTACCGGCGCATTGACGACGACTTCCTGGATCCCCTCACCTTCCGCAAGGATTCTTCGCTCGGCGTGCCGGGCCTGGTCAACGCTTACCGCGCGGGCAATGTCGCGCTGGCGAACGCCGTCGGCACCGGGATCGCGGACGATAAGGTCATCTATGCGTATGTGCCGGCGATGATCAAGTACTATCTCGATCAGGACGCCCTGCTGCCCAATGTCCCGACGTATCTGTCATGCGAGGACGCTCAGCGCGATCATATCTTGCAGAACCTGGACAAGCTGGTCGTCAAGAGCGCGAACGAGGCCGGCGGTTACGGCATGCTGATGGGGCCGCAGTCCACCAAGGAAGAACAGAACGAATTCGCGGAGAAGATCAAAAGCGATCCGCGCAACTTCATCGCGCAGCCGCTGGTGGAGATCTCCCGCGCGCCGTCGTTTGTCGGCGACACCGATAAGTTTGAGGGACGCCATATCGACCTACGCCCCTATATCCTGGTCGGCGAGTCGATTTCGATCATCCCCGGCGGCCTGACCCGGGTGGCGCTGACGCGCGGCTCATATGTCGTCAACTCGTCCCAGGGCGGCGGCTCGAAAGACACCTGGGTGCTGGCCAAGCCGATCGCGCAGTCCCAGTCGATGGGGAACATGTCGCAGTCGCAGACTCTCGGCGGAATGACCCGCTCCCAGCCCTCGATGCGCCAGCCACAGAACGGCGCCAATGTCATGACGCAGACGCAGACCGCGCAGGAATAGGAGCCGTATGCTATCTCGTGAAGCCGACTCGATGTTCTGGATCGGGCGCTATGTGGAGCGCGCCGACGCCACCGCTCGTATCGTCGATGTCCAATACCACTCGGAGCTGGAAGGCGCCTTTCCCTACGCCCAGGAGGGCGACGACCCGCAGCGCGCCCTCTGGAGCTCCATTCTCGCCATCACCGGTGATGACGAGAAGTTCGCCGCCCAGTACGAAGACAACCACATCGAGCGCAATGTTCTGGATTACTTTGCATTTCGCCTGACCAACCCCAACTCGATCACCTCATGCGTCAGCCGCGCGCGCGAAAACGCGCGCCGAGTCCGTGAGATGATCTCTTCGGAGATGTACGAAGCG from Capsulimonas corticalis harbors:
- a CDS encoding circularly permuted type 2 ATP-grasp protein, translated to MSLFDNYALDKFYDEMFSSPGEPRPHYRSLHAALSHLSPQEFKKRALMAEASMVNQGITFTVYGDDLGLEKTMPVDLVPRIMTHDEWERIERGLIQRIQALNLFLHDIYHDQNILNDGVVPRDLIVNAKHFRREFLGAKVPRDIYVQICGTDLVRNDSGDYYVLEDNLRSPSGVSYVLQNRMLMARTFPQLFRENRVMAVDHYCSQLLTNLRYISPRQIDDPVVVLLTPGEFNSAYFEHAFLAQQMGIDLVQGSDLYVEQNIVWMRTTRGPQRVDVVYRRIDDDFLDPLTFRKDSSLGVPGLVNAYRAGNVALANAVGTGIADDKVIYAYVPAMIKYYLDQDALLPNVPTYLSCEDAQRDHILQNLDKLVVKSANEAGGYGMLMGPQSTKEEQNEFAEKIKSDPRNFIAQPLVEISRAPSFVGDTDKFEGRHIDLRPYILVGESISIIPGGLTRVALTRGSYVVNSSQGGGSKDTWVLAKPIAQSQSMGNMSQSQTLGGMTRSQPSMRQPQNGANVMTQTQTAQE
- a CDS encoding FecCD family ABC transporter permease, with the protein product MSAAAPPTQDHRRARTGHGARAGRAWVMLALLFGALFLSAVIAAGLGAVHYSPVQVLAALRHGPPNLDSADIDPARITLWSLRLPRILMAMVVGGSLATSGVALQSLLRNDLADPYVVGVSSGASVGAEIAYLKHAENVLGGAAAPLTAFAGGIAAMTLVYGMARRGGQVLVTSLLLGGVVVSAFLGAVSTLILQLSSPDDAFRTLNRLMGSLQDSTLPQCAIAAAFLLFGALALFTQSRAMNVFALGEESAKQLGVDTERFKSTLIVTASLLTASTVAFSGMIGFVGLIVPHAARRLAGTPDHVRVLPIAAVGGALLMVWADTLARSVMPDNRELPVGVITAFLGAPFFIYLLRRHGR
- a CDS encoding TetR/AcrR family transcriptional regulator, with amino-acid sequence MRKGEVTKFAVIQSIAPIFNRLGFAGTTLEELMRASGLRKGGVYHHFRSKEDLAIQAFEYSVQMMREYWIAAITREPDAAAQLRVIIDTFEMLFDDSLIAGGCPLMNAALDSDDAYPWLKEKTRAAFDDWRCLIASIVRKGVAAGRFRPETDADGVAWIMISALEGGLALSRLNGDLQALKSVSSHLGRYIAAELICE